A region of Larimichthys crocea isolate SSNF chromosome X, L_crocea_2.0, whole genome shotgun sequence DNA encodes the following proteins:
- the LOC104925466 gene encoding G-protein coupled receptor 4, producing MFNTTLNPTTNHYMNSTTLAGSRGPPPWYQFPVCAVAPYGFIFYFGVKVFNLAVGTPCNVLVIWHIATKKSDASTSDIFIFNLAILDAYFCLMTPIEMVNRLLLDDSRIWYSQRFAYGIKDVAPLFLVCICIDRYMAVVHPVVFTGIRDNKIRIGISVVVWGLILAYGLTKCFLGVMSVNEVFSGVILFAFAVMVFCNISVIWVLRRSVAGKEEMHPVKKKAFKMVLIIMAIIVANYLPPVALMPFVSYYTFVAFRCQISISVFSIMDLSCSIEPLVYITKTEFADGKCCTCFSKKLDDVNV from the exons ATGTTCAACACCACTCTGAATCCCACGACAAACCACTACATGAACTCTACCACACTCGCTGGCTCCCGTGGACCTCCACCATGGTACCAGTTCCCTGTATGCGCTGTGGCTCCTTACGgcttcattttctattttgggGTTAAGGTGTTCAACCTGGCAGTCGGCACACCCTGTAATGTCCTGGTAATCTGGCACATAGCCACCAAGAAAAGTGATGCATCCACCTCTgacatcttcatcttcaaccTGGCTATTTTGGATGCCTATTTCTGCCTAATGACGCCCATAGAGATGGTCAACCGGCTTCTACTGGATGACAGTCGCATTTGGTACTCTCAGAGGTTTGCATATGGGATTAAAGATGTAGCCCCACTCTTTCTG GTATGTATCTGCATAGACCGCTACATGGCAGTGGTGCATCCAGTAGTGTTCACTGGTATTCGAGACAATAAGATCCGCATTGGCATTTCTGTGGTGGTCTGGGGCCTCATCCTGGCTTATGGCCTCACCAAGTGCTTCCTGGGAGTCATGAGTGTCAACGAGGTCTTCAGCGGTGTCATCCTCTTTGCCTTTGCAGTCATGGTCTTCTGCAACATCTCTGTCATCTGGGTCCTTAGACGATCTGTGGCAGGAAAGGAGGAGATGCACCCAGTAAAGAAGAAAGCCTTCAAGATGGTGCTGATCATCATGGCCATCATCGTGGCCAACTACTTGCCGCCCGTGGCTCTCATGCCCTTTGTGTCGTACTACACTTTTGTGGCGTTCCGCTGCCAGATCAGCATCAGTGTGTTCTCCATCATGGACCTGAGCTGCAGCATTGAGCCACTCGTCTACATCACAAAAACAGAGTTTGCGGACGGCAAGTGCTGTACATGTTTCTCCAAGAAGCTGGATGATGTCAATGTGTAA
- the LOC113746560 gene encoding uncharacterized protein LOC113746560, translating to MLLAEAWCLFLGFILYISGVQGGTNSICALKGSSVDLPCSAEHPTSNIKWYIEHWNGYKHVLNEVSADGNRVTYSMSEEHHTTLTIKDVTESDAKFYCCRENTDKPELCGPNRTQLHVTDLQVKVIPTTEGQTVSLMCSTSCPLTENPAAYIWYKNGEFLYKDWSPWYQQLVSSEEAVTYSCAIKGYEDLRAPEVSVDSVTSTCFSVTYAKGKMCPDKQTSVDEPCSITYPRG from the exons ATGTTGTTGGCAGAAGCTTGGTGTCTGTTTCTGGGTTTCATCCTGTACATCTCAG GGGTTCAGGGAGGAACAAACAGCATCTGTGCCTTAAAAGGTTCATCAGTGGATCTGCCCTGCTCAGCTGAACATCCCACTTCAAACATAAAATGGTACATTGAACACTGGAATGGATATAAGCATGTTCTGAATGAAGTCTCTGCAGATGGAAATCGTGTAACGTACAGCATGTCAGAAGAGCATCACACAACTCTAACAATCAAAGATGTGACAGAGAGTGATGCAAAGTTTTactgctgcagagaaaatacTGACAAACCAGAACTCTGCGGACCAAACAGAACTCAGCTCCATGTTACAG ACCTGCAGGTGAAGGTGATTCCCaccacagagggacagacagtATCACTGATGTGTAGCACCAGCTGTCCTCTGACTGAAAACCCTGCAGCCTACATCTGGTACAAGAACGGAGAGTTTCTCTATAAGGACTGGTCTCCCTGGTACCAACAGCTGGTCAGCAGTGAGGAAGCAGTCACATACTCCTGTGCTATCAAAGGCTACGAGGATCTCAGAGCCCCTGAAGTCTCAGTGG ATTCTGTCACATCGACCTGCTTTAGTGTGACCTATGCTAAAGGGAAAATGTGTCCTGATAAGCAGACATCAGTGGATGAGCCCTGCTCCATCACATATCCCAGAGGTTaa
- the LOC104925453 gene encoding uncharacterized protein LOC104925453 isoform X1 has protein sequence MLLTRFIIRRMFSTCTRHVIWESEGLVAYLHPRPWTPGSVILERNTPGSLGGSIFCLDKQEFLSWLMGARAVAELLCDRLAVRRCALVSRPHRDRPAQIRVLPLHGLDAEWRPHLAGEEEHNAHDPGYCSSKTAPRWSDSSLTQIQAKIRAKLPLPSAPPNLTFLGDDPAHPGLFSRIVRGEEQQWRVWEDEGHVAFLTPFPNSPGFTVLVPRRPLTSDIFRLEKEDYEGLVLATWEVSRLLAEGLGASGMGLIFEGFEIDYAHAKLIPLFLPASSETGDDITKPPQFYPTYPGYVTSEDGPEARLESLKELYMKITQT, from the exons ATGTTGTTGACAAGGTTCATTATTAGAAG AATGTTCTCCACTTGCACCCGTCATGTCATCTGGGAGTCAGAAGGACTGGTGGCCTACCTTCATCCCCGGCCCTGGACACCAGGCTCTGTTATCCTGGAGCGCAACACCCCTGGCAGCCTGGGAGGCAGCATCTTCTGCCTGGACAAGCAGGAGTTTTTATCCTGGCTAATGGGGGCGAGAGCTgttgcagagctgctgtgtgacagGCTGGCAGTTCGGAGGTGTGCTCTGGTCAGCAGACCGCACAGAGACCGACCTGCCCAG atcCGTGTCCTTCCTCTACATGGTCTGGATGCAGAGTGGCGCCCTCATCTGGCAGGAGAAGAGGAGCACAACGCCCACGACCCAGGATACTGCAGCTCCAAGACTGCTCCCAGGTGGAGTGACTCCAGCCTGACTCAAATCCAGGCCAAGATTCGAGCCAAGCTCCCATTACCCAGCGCCCCACCCAATCTCACCTTCCTCGGGGACGATCCGGCTCACCCCGGCTTGTTTTCACGCATCGTTCGTGGGGAAGAGCAGCAATGGCGGGTTTGGGAGGATGAGGGTCACGTAGCCTTTCTCACTCCTTTTCCCAACTCCCCTGGCTTTACTGTGCTGGTCCCACgccgacctttgacctctgataTATTCAGACTAGAAAAAGAAGACTATGAGGGACTGGTGCTGGCGACCTGGGAGGTGTCGAGACTTCTTGCGGAGGGGTTGGGTGCCTCTGGGATGGGGCTCATTTTTGAGGGTTTTGAGATTGATTACGCTCATGCCAAGTTGATACCGTTGTTTTTGCCTGCATCCTCAGAGACAGGAGATGACATCACGAAACCACCTCAGTTTTACCCGACTTATCCTGGATATGTGACCTCAGAAGATGGACCAGAAGCCAGGCTGGAAAGTCTGAAAGAACTATACATGAAAATTACTCAGACTTAA
- the LOC104925453 gene encoding uncharacterized protein LOC104925453 isoform X2 produces the protein MFSTCTRHVIWESEGLVAYLHPRPWTPGSVILERNTPGSLGGSIFCLDKQEFLSWLMGARAVAELLCDRLAVRRCALVSRPHRDRPAQIRVLPLHGLDAEWRPHLAGEEEHNAHDPGYCSSKTAPRWSDSSLTQIQAKIRAKLPLPSAPPNLTFLGDDPAHPGLFSRIVRGEEQQWRVWEDEGHVAFLTPFPNSPGFTVLVPRRPLTSDIFRLEKEDYEGLVLATWEVSRLLAEGLGASGMGLIFEGFEIDYAHAKLIPLFLPASSETGDDITKPPQFYPTYPGYVTSEDGPEARLESLKELYMKITQT, from the exons ATGTTCTCCACTTGCACCCGTCATGTCATCTGGGAGTCAGAAGGACTGGTGGCCTACCTTCATCCCCGGCCCTGGACACCAGGCTCTGTTATCCTGGAGCGCAACACCCCTGGCAGCCTGGGAGGCAGCATCTTCTGCCTGGACAAGCAGGAGTTTTTATCCTGGCTAATGGGGGCGAGAGCTgttgcagagctgctgtgtgacagGCTGGCAGTTCGGAGGTGTGCTCTGGTCAGCAGACCGCACAGAGACCGACCTGCCCAG atcCGTGTCCTTCCTCTACATGGTCTGGATGCAGAGTGGCGCCCTCATCTGGCAGGAGAAGAGGAGCACAACGCCCACGACCCAGGATACTGCAGCTCCAAGACTGCTCCCAGGTGGAGTGACTCCAGCCTGACTCAAATCCAGGCCAAGATTCGAGCCAAGCTCCCATTACCCAGCGCCCCACCCAATCTCACCTTCCTCGGGGACGATCCGGCTCACCCCGGCTTGTTTTCACGCATCGTTCGTGGGGAAGAGCAGCAATGGCGGGTTTGGGAGGATGAGGGTCACGTAGCCTTTCTCACTCCTTTTCCCAACTCCCCTGGCTTTACTGTGCTGGTCCCACgccgacctttgacctctgataTATTCAGACTAGAAAAAGAAGACTATGAGGGACTGGTGCTGGCGACCTGGGAGGTGTCGAGACTTCTTGCGGAGGGGTTGGGTGCCTCTGGGATGGGGCTCATTTTTGAGGGTTTTGAGATTGATTACGCTCATGCCAAGTTGATACCGTTGTTTTTGCCTGCATCCTCAGAGACAGGAGATGACATCACGAAACCACCTCAGTTTTACCCGACTTATCCTGGATATGTGACCTCAGAAGATGGACCAGAAGCCAGGCTGGAAAGTCTGAAAGAACTATACATGAAAATTACTCAGACTTAA
- the LOC113746719 gene encoding carcinoembryonic antigen-related cell adhesion molecule 21-like isoform X2, with protein sequence MKNHHILTINDLKKNDSAEYTFRLQEENGEWKQSDFSGVTLVVTVVTEGQRVTLTCSTSCPLSDNTNYIWSLNSRPLTLPENQYKQLVLDPVSSQHAGRYSCAVKTGTKTIITSEKTLTVKQRTQTATAAAGAAGGIAVLLVIIALSVFLWIRQKRTSQQSPGTPDNTEELNMGPLYEDISAQPEDQEEHYYSTVNICKTQKNPIYSQL encoded by the exons ATGAAGAACCACCACATCCTGACAATCAATGACCTGAAGAAGAATGACTCAGCAGAATACACATTCAGACTACAAGAAGAAAATGGAGAATGGAAACAGTCTGACTTTTCCGGAGTAACTTTGGTTGTCACAG TGGTGACAGAGGGTCAGAGAGTCACACTGACCTGCAGTACCAGCTGTCCTCTGTCTGACAACACAAACTACATCTGGTCCTTGAACAGTCGACCTCTGACCCTGCCAGAGAACCAATACAAACAGCTGGTTCTAGATCCAGTCAGCAGTCAGCATGCAGGAAGATACTCCTGTGCTGTTAAAACTGGCACAAAAACCATTATCACTAGTGAAAAAACTCTGACTGTAAAGcaaagaacacaaacagcaacagcagcagctggagcagcaggaggcaTAGCTGTTCTCCTGGTTATCAtagctctctctgtcttcttgtgGATTAG ACAGAAGAGGACTTCACAACAATCTCCTGGAACACCGGACAACACAGAGGAG CTAAACATGGGTCCTCTGTATGAAGATATCTCAGCTCAACCAGAAGACCAGGAGGAACATTACTATAGCACGGTTAACATCTGTAAGACCCAGAAAAATCCTATTTACTCTCAACTTTAG
- the LOC113746719 gene encoding sialoadhesin-like isoform X1, which translates to MKNHHILTINDLKKNDSAEYTFRLQEENGEWKQSDFSGVTLVVTGLTVKFAPSAVVTEGQRVTLTCSTSCPLSDNTNYIWSLNSRPLTLPENQYKQLVLDPVSSQHAGRYSCAVKTGTKTIITSEKTLTVKQRTQTATAAAGAAGGIAVLLVIIALSVFLWIRQKRTSQQSPGTPDNTEELNMGPLYEDISAQPEDQEEHYYSTVNICKTQKNPIYSQL; encoded by the exons ATGAAGAACCACCACATCCTGACAATCAATGACCTGAAGAAGAATGACTCAGCAGAATACACATTCAGACTACAAGAAGAAAATGGAGAATGGAAACAGTCTGACTTTTCCGGAGTAACTTTGGTTGTCACAG GCCTGACAGTGAAGTTTGCTCCTTCTGCAGTGGTGACAGAGGGTCAGAGAGTCACACTGACCTGCAGTACCAGCTGTCCTCTGTCTGACAACACAAACTACATCTGGTCCTTGAACAGTCGACCTCTGACCCTGCCAGAGAACCAATACAAACAGCTGGTTCTAGATCCAGTCAGCAGTCAGCATGCAGGAAGATACTCCTGTGCTGTTAAAACTGGCACAAAAACCATTATCACTAGTGAAAAAACTCTGACTGTAAAGcaaagaacacaaacagcaacagcagcagctggagcagcaggaggcaTAGCTGTTCTCCTGGTTATCAtagctctctctgtcttcttgtgGATTAG ACAGAAGAGGACTTCACAACAATCTCCTGGAACACCGGACAACACAGAGGAG CTAAACATGGGTCCTCTGTATGAAGATATCTCAGCTCAACCAGAAGACCAGGAGGAACATTACTATAGCACGGTTAACATCTGTAAGACCCAGAAAAATCCTATTTACTCTCAACTTTAG